Proteins found in one Candidatus Binatia bacterium genomic segment:
- the rpsR gene encoding 30S ribosomal protein S18: protein MSEGEDRRDRDRDDKGGGGARERKPRGRFGRSRGRRRVCRFCAEKSLPLDYKWSEVLETFVSERGRIVPSRTTGTCAKHQRSLTVAIKRARNVALLPYAAS from the coding sequence ATGAGCGAGGGCGAGGACAGGAGAGACCGGGATCGCGACGACAAGGGCGGCGGCGGCGCGCGCGAACGCAAGCCGCGAGGCCGCTTCGGCCGCTCGCGCGGGCGGCGGCGCGTTTGCCGCTTCTGCGCCGAGAAGTCGCTGCCTCTCGACTACAAGTGGTCGGAAGTGCTCGAGACCTTCGTCAGCGAGCGCGGCCGCATCGTTCCCAGCCGCACGACCGGCACCTGCGCCAAGCACCAGCGCAGCCTGACGGTGGCAATCAAACGCGCGCGCAACGTCGCGCTGCTGCCGTACGCCGCCAGCTGA
- the rpsF gene encoding 30S ribosomal protein S6, translated as MRPYETLVVLRTDLGTEADKLLSRFESVIVGEGGAVDEKRDWGVRDLAYSIGKQKQGHYHLFEYRAEPQAVKELERNLRIVEGVLRFVSVQQDHTGLPEPRVREHYDRRDAPLHEMRSSPREEQPAQASPETVEGGEPTEAGEMQS; from the coding sequence ATGCGACCATACGAGACACTGGTGGTGCTGCGCACCGACCTCGGAACCGAAGCCGACAAGCTGCTGTCGCGCTTCGAGTCCGTGATCGTCGGCGAAGGCGGAGCCGTCGACGAGAAGAGGGACTGGGGAGTTCGCGATCTCGCGTACTCCATCGGCAAGCAGAAGCAGGGGCACTACCACCTGTTCGAGTACCGCGCCGAGCCGCAGGCCGTAAAAGAGCTCGAGCGCAACCTGCGCATCGTCGAAGGCGTGCTGCGCTTCGTCAGTGTCCAGCAGGATCACACGGGCCTGCCCGAGCCGCGCGTGCGTGAGCACTACGACCGGCGCGATGCGCCGCTGCACGAGATGCGTTCGTCACCGCGTGAAGAGCAGCCCGCGCAGGCAAGCCCGGAAACGGTCGAAGGCGGCGAGCCCACCGAAGCAGGAGAGATGCAGTCATGA
- the pth gene encoding aminoacyl-tRNA hydrolase, producing the protein MVAGLGNPGGQYEGTRHNVGFDTVDVLAARKGSDIRRREFLALTARVELGRSMVLLMKPQTFMNASGRAVAALLEDLGLTPGSLIAVHDDLDLDLGRIRVRPEGGSGGHRGIASIAEEIGTSAFVRVRVGIGRPPAGCEVIDHVLSPFTEDEKQAARDAIALAADAVETIVDRGVTAAMQAFNGARPELAGA; encoded by the coding sequence GTGGTCGCTGGACTCGGCAACCCGGGCGGGCAATACGAAGGGACGCGGCATAACGTCGGCTTCGATACGGTCGACGTGCTTGCCGCCAGAAAAGGTAGCGACATCCGGCGCCGGGAATTCCTTGCGCTGACGGCCCGAGTCGAGCTCGGCCGCTCCATGGTGTTGTTGATGAAACCGCAGACGTTCATGAACGCCAGCGGCCGCGCAGTGGCCGCACTCCTCGAGGATCTCGGGCTTACGCCCGGGAGTCTGATCGCCGTCCACGACGACCTCGACCTCGACCTCGGTCGCATCCGCGTCCGCCCCGAAGGCGGCAGCGGGGGCCATCGCGGAATTGCGTCGATCGCCGAAGAGATCGGCACGAGCGCGTTCGTGCGCGTGCGCGTCGGCATCGGCCGGCCACCCGCGGGCTGCGAGGTCATCGACCACGTGCTGTCGCCCTTCACCGAAGATGAGAAACAGGCCGCCCGCGATGCGATCGCGCTGGCGGCCGATGCTGTCGAGACGATCGTCGACCGCGGCGTCACCGCCGCGATGCAGGCATTCAACGGAGCCAGGCCCGAGCTGGCCGGCGCCTGA
- the rplI gene encoding 50S ribosomal protein L9: protein MEVILKEDVPSLGIIGEVVRVKPGYARNYLFPQGLAVPADRRSLTRLAHDKALIEIKKQRERGTYERLADTLKAMKLEIEARAGRGGKLFGSVTNIDVHRLIVEKGLEIDRRRIELKEPIKEIGQFTVLVRVGQDITASVALSVKALGGVLEGGDEHEEEAVEPQA from the coding sequence ATGGAAGTGATCCTGAAAGAAGACGTCCCTTCGCTGGGAATCATCGGCGAGGTCGTCCGCGTCAAGCCGGGCTACGCGCGAAACTACCTGTTCCCGCAAGGGCTGGCCGTGCCGGCGGACCGTCGCAGCCTGACTCGCCTCGCGCACGACAAGGCGCTGATCGAGATCAAGAAGCAGCGCGAGCGCGGCACCTACGAACGGTTGGCCGACACGCTCAAGGCCATGAAGCTCGAAATCGAGGCGCGCGCCGGCCGCGGCGGAAAGCTGTTCGGATCGGTGACCAACATTGACGTACATCGGCTGATCGTCGAGAAAGGTCTCGAGATCGACCGGCGCCGCATCGAGCTGAAGGAGCCGATCAAGGAGATCGGGCAGTTCACGGTGCTCGTACGGGTCGGGCAGGACATCACGGCCTCGGTTGCGCTTTCGGTCAAAGCCCTCGGCGGAGTTCTCGAGGGCGGAGACGAACACGAAGAGGAAGCGGTCGAGCCGCAGGCCTGA